In Streptantibioticus cattleyicolor NRRL 8057 = DSM 46488, a genomic segment contains:
- the thiO gene encoding glycine oxidase ThiO encodes MYPSTRPPRPGHSHDVLVVGGGIIGLVTAWRAAQRGLRTAVADPAPGRGAARVAAGMLAPVTELQYGEQTLLEFNLASARRYPSFAAELAEATGADIGYRECGTLAVALDADDRAQLRELHAFQGSLGLSAQWLSGRECRRLEPMLSPAVRGGLRVDGDHQTDPRRLAAALLRAAELAGVVLHRAEAARIEVAGDRAVGAVLSDGTFVAAGRTVLAAGSWSGTVAGVPEHVLPPVRPVKGQVLRLRMPPGATPFLSRTVRAVVRGGHVYLVPRENGELVIGATSEELGWDTTVTAGGVYELLRDAHELVPGVTELALTETIAGLRPGSPDNAPVLGPTELPGLLLATGHHRNGVLLTPVTGDVMAEVLTTGELPDAARPFSPRRFAGPSSSASATTTARSEVSSA; translated from the coding sequence ATGTATCCGTCCACGCGTCCGCCGCGACCGGGGCACAGCCATGACGTGCTCGTGGTCGGCGGCGGCATCATCGGCCTGGTCACCGCCTGGCGGGCGGCCCAGCGCGGGCTGCGGACGGCGGTGGCCGATCCGGCGCCCGGCCGGGGCGCCGCCCGGGTGGCGGCCGGCATGCTGGCCCCGGTGACCGAGCTCCAGTACGGCGAGCAGACGCTGCTGGAGTTCAACCTGGCCTCGGCGCGGCGGTATCCGTCGTTCGCCGCCGAGCTGGCCGAGGCCACCGGGGCGGACATCGGCTACCGGGAGTGCGGCACGCTGGCGGTCGCGCTGGACGCCGACGACCGGGCGCAGCTTCGTGAACTCCACGCGTTCCAGGGGTCGTTGGGGCTGAGCGCGCAGTGGCTCAGCGGCCGGGAGTGCCGGCGTCTGGAACCGATGCTCTCCCCCGCGGTCCGCGGCGGCCTGCGGGTGGACGGCGACCACCAGACCGATCCGCGCCGGCTCGCCGCCGCCCTGCTGCGCGCCGCCGAGCTGGCCGGGGTGGTCCTGCACCGTGCCGAGGCCGCCCGGATCGAGGTGGCCGGCGACCGGGCGGTGGGCGCGGTGCTCTCCGACGGCACGTTCGTGGCGGCCGGCCGCACCGTGCTCGCCGCGGGGAGCTGGAGCGGCACCGTCGCCGGGGTGCCCGAGCACGTGCTGCCGCCGGTGCGCCCGGTCAAGGGCCAGGTGCTGCGGCTGCGGATGCCGCCGGGGGCCACCCCGTTCCTGTCCCGCACCGTCCGCGCCGTGGTGCGCGGCGGCCACGTCTACCTGGTGCCCCGGGAGAACGGGGAGCTGGTGATCGGGGCCACCAGCGAGGAACTGGGGTGGGACACCACGGTCACCGCGGGCGGCGTGTACGAGCTGCTGCGCGACGCCCACGAACTGGTGCCCGGGGTCACCGAGCTGGCGCTGACCGAGACGATCGCGGGGCTGCGGCCCGGCTCGCCGGACAACGCGCCCGTCCTCGGCCCCACCGAGCTGCCCGGGCTGCTGCTGGCCACCGGCCACCACCGCAACGGGGTGCTGCTGACCCCGGTGACCGGGGACGTGATGGCCGAGGTGCTCACCACCGGCGAACTGCCGGACGCCGCCCGCCCGTTCTCGCCCCGCCGCTTCGCCGGCCCGTCCTCTTCCGCTTCCGCCACCACCACCGCACGCAGCGAGGTGTCGTCCGCATGA
- the thiS gene encoding sulfur carrier protein ThiS, producing MTVPSMVTVSLNGESREVPADLTLDRLVATLTTAHSGVAAAVNETVVPRGAWSSTPLGDGDRVEVLTAVQGG from the coding sequence ATGACCGTCCCGTCCATGGTGACCGTCTCGCTCAACGGCGAGTCCCGCGAGGTCCCGGCGGACCTCACCCTCGACCGGCTCGTCGCCACCTTGACCACCGCCCACTCCGGGGTGGCCGCCGCCGTCAACGAGACGGTGGTGCCCCGGGGCGCGTGGAGCTCCACCCCGCTCGGCGACGGCGACCGCGTCGAGGTCCTCACCGCAGTCCAGGGAGGCTGA
- a CDS encoding thiazole synthase codes for MADDPLVIAGTTFSSRLIMGTGGAPSLETLEQALLASGTELTTVAMRRLDPAVKGSVLSVLDRHGIRVLPNTAGCFTAGEAVLTARLAREALGTDWVKLEVVADERTLLPDPVELLDAAETLVDDGFTVLPYTNDDPVLARKLEDVGCAAVMPLGSPIGSGLGIRNPHNFQLITERAQVPVIMDAGAGTASDAAFAMELGCAAVLLASAVTRAQRPVLMAEAMRHAVEAGRLAHRAGRIPRRHHALASSPVDGVAAFDPERPAF; via the coding sequence ATGGCCGACGACCCGCTCGTCATCGCCGGTACCACCTTCTCGTCCCGGCTGATCATGGGCACCGGCGGTGCTCCCAGCCTGGAGACGCTGGAGCAGGCGCTGCTCGCCTCCGGCACCGAGCTGACCACGGTGGCCATGCGCCGCCTCGACCCGGCCGTCAAGGGCTCGGTGCTCTCGGTGCTGGACCGGCACGGCATCCGGGTGCTGCCCAACACCGCGGGGTGTTTCACCGCGGGCGAGGCGGTGCTCACCGCCCGGCTGGCCCGGGAGGCGCTGGGCACCGACTGGGTCAAGCTGGAGGTGGTGGCCGACGAGCGCACGCTGCTGCCCGACCCGGTCGAACTCCTCGACGCCGCCGAGACGTTGGTGGACGACGGCTTCACCGTGCTGCCGTACACCAACGACGACCCGGTGCTCGCCCGCAAGCTGGAGGACGTGGGGTGCGCCGCGGTGATGCCGCTGGGCTCGCCGATCGGTTCCGGGCTGGGGATCCGCAACCCGCACAACTTCCAGCTCATCACCGAGCGCGCCCAGGTGCCGGTGATCATGGACGCGGGGGCCGGGACCGCCTCGGACGCGGCGTTCGCCATGGAGCTGGGGTGCGCGGCGGTGCTGCTGGCCTCGGCGGTGACCCGGGCGCAGCGTCCGGTGCTGATGGCCGAGGCGATGCGGCACGCGGTGGAGGCCGGCCGGCTCGCCCACCGCGCCGGCCGCATCCCCCGCCGCCACCACGCCCTGGCCTCCTCACCGGTGGACGGGGTCGCCGCCTTCGACCCGGAGCGCCCGGCGTTCTGA